CTGCAGGACCACGCCGCCCCCCACAGCCGCAGCGACCTGCTCTTCAAGGGCGCGGTGGAGGACCAGGCCCGGTCCGTCTACTCGGGGCTGGTGCGGCTGCGGGCCGAGGCCCAGCACTCGAGCGCGTACCAGACCAACCGGAACCTCGTGCTCACCGAGGGCGCCAGCGCCGAGTCGATCCCCAACCTCGAGATCGAGGCCAACGACGTGCGGTGCTCGCACGCCAGCGCGGTCGGGCCCATCGACGACGACCAGCGCTACTACCTCGAGACGCGCGGCATCCCGCCCGAGGACGCCGAGCAGCTCATCGTCCTCGGGTTCTTCGACGACGTCCTCGCCCGGCTGCCGGTCCCGACGCTGGCGAAGGCGCTGCGGCGCACCGTCGAGCGCAAGGTCGGGAAGCTCCGTGGCTGAGGTGCGGGCGTGCGCCGTCACCGACGTCAAGCCGGGCACCGCCCACCGCGTCGACGTCGACGGCCACTGCGTCGCCGTCGTGCGCCTCCCCGCCCTGACGCCGGGCGCGCCCGACGACTGGTACGCGATCGACGACACCTGCTCCCACGCCGACTACTCGCTCAGCGAGGGGGACGTGTGGGAGGAGGAGCGGGAGATCGAGTGCCCGAAGCACGGCTCGACCTTCTCGCTCCTGACCGGCGAGCCGCAGACGCTGCCGGCGACGAAGCCGGTCCCCGTGTACGGCGTGCGCGTCGACGGGGACGACGTCTATTTGGAGCTGCCGTGACGAGCCGCCTCGTCGTCGCGGGGTTGCGGGCGTCGGTCGACGGCGTCGAGGTGCTCCGCGGCGTGGACCTCGAGGTCGCCGCCGGTGAGGTCCACGCGCTCATGGGCCCGAACGGGTCGGGGAAGTCCACGCTCGCGCACGTGCTGATGGGACGACCCGACTACGAGGTCACCGCCGGGTCGGTCGCCCTCGACGGCACCGAGCTGCTGGGCCTGCCGACGTGGCGACGAGCCGAGCTCGGCCTCTTCCTCGCCATGCAGTACCCGGTGGCGGTGCCCGGCGTGCCCGTCGGCGCCCTGCTCGGCGCCGCGGTCCAAGCCCGAGGCCAAGACTCGCGGCCGGTGGAGGCGGCGGTCCGGCGGGAAGCGACCCGCCTCGCCGTGCCCGACGAGTTCCTCGAGCGCGGCGTGAACGACGAGTTCTCGGGCGGGGAGCAGAAGCGCATGGAGACGCTGCAGCTGGCCGTGCTGCGACCGCGGATCGCGATCCTCGACGAGCTGGATTCCGGCCTCGACGTGGATGCCCTGTCCGACCTCGCCCGTCGGGTCGCCGGGCTGACGCGCGAGGCCCAGGTCGGGGTGCTGGCGATCACGCACTACGCCCGGCTGCTCCAGGTGCTGCGGCCGGACCGGGTTCACGTGCTCCTGGCCGGCCGGGTGGTGACGAGCGGCGGACCGGAGCTGGCCGACCGGCTCGAGGCGGTCGGCTACGAGGGTCTGGCCGCCGAGCTCGGCGTCGACGAGCTGGCGATCGGGGCGCCGGAGCCGGTCGACCCCTTCGCCGAGCCCGGGTTCTGAGCGCGGCGGCGCCACGTCGCTCAGCGGGGGACGGAGACCGTGACGACCTCGACGCGGGCGCCGCGGGCGGCGCGCGACGGCTCGGGCTGCCCGTGGGTCGGGGCGGTGCAGCAGAACAGCGTGTGTCCGTCGTCGCCGCCGAGCGCGCACGCGATGGCGTGGCGACCGGGGACCTCG
This DNA window, taken from Acidimicrobiia bacterium, encodes the following:
- a CDS encoding non-heme iron oxygenase ferredoxin subunit, which codes for MAEVRACAVTDVKPGTAHRVDVDGHCVAVVRLPALTPGAPDDWYAIDDTCSHADYSLSEGDVWEEEREIECPKHGSTFSLLTGEPQTLPATKPVPVYGVRVDGDDVYLELP
- the sufC gene encoding Fe-S cluster assembly ATPase SufC, with product MTSRLVVAGLRASVDGVEVLRGVDLEVAAGEVHALMGPNGSGKSTLAHVLMGRPDYEVTAGSVALDGTELLGLPTWRRAELGLFLAMQYPVAVPGVPVGALLGAAVQARGQDSRPVEAAVRREATRLAVPDEFLERGVNDEFSGGEQKRMETLQLAVLRPRIAILDELDSGLDVDALSDLARRVAGLTREAQVGVLAITHYARLLQVLRPDRVHVLLAGRVVTSGGPELADRLEAVGYEGLAAELGVDELAIGAPEPVDPFAEPGF